One window of Helicobacter winghamensis ATCC BAA-430 genomic DNA carries:
- a CDS encoding glucose-6-phosphate isomerase, whose protein sequence is MLNLSDTYRDFSQDYSNLFIKDNLDLFFQKVLVERNSQLSGYYDLPFKDNQEIFDYLEYNTKFLESITNIIIVGIGGSSLGTKAIDTLLSHQNNRKKIKLRFLEHTDPIMIQKDLRRVKYEDTLFIVISKSGLTVETTSLFKYILTRFSLLKSDRKNHLLAITDSNSPLQKWCQKERIQNITISPNIGGRFSVLSAVGLLPLAILGYDIKKILQGAKQINDDFFINRKDNILKKALFLAKNETTYPINVLFSYSSVFRHFNAWYVQLWGESLGKLDTHQQKRGLTPIALIGSIDQHSFLQLIMQGPANKTITFLSVENLSQKPLYIPDISLEGLEETDFVNQTSFNQLLKLQCISTKESVISQNVPVDSIVLDSLNEQSVGALVFYYELLTSCVGILLQIDTYNQPGVEFGKKILREKFTHS, encoded by the coding sequence ATGTTAAATCTATCAGACACTTATAGAGATTTTTCACAAGATTATTCTAATCTTTTTATAAAAGATAATTTAGATTTATTTTTTCAAAAAGTCTTAGTAGAGCGTAATAGCCAATTAAGTGGCTATTACGATTTACCCTTTAAAGACAACCAAGAAATCTTTGACTATTTAGAATACAATACAAAGTTTTTAGAGTCCATTACAAACATTATTATTGTAGGAATTGGTGGAAGCTCGTTAGGCACAAAGGCGATTGATACCCTACTTTCCCACCAAAACAATCGCAAAAAAATCAAATTGCGCTTCTTGGAACACACAGATCCCATTATGATACAAAAAGACTTGCGTCGCGTAAAATATGAAGATACACTTTTTATCGTAATTTCAAAATCCGGTCTTACCGTTGAAACCACTTCGCTTTTCAAATACATTCTAACGCGCTTTTCTTTGCTTAAAAGTGATAGAAAAAATCATTTACTTGCCATAACTGATTCTAACTCCCCCTTGCAAAAATGGTGCCAAAAAGAAAGAATCCAAAATATTACCATTTCCCCAAATATAGGTGGAAGATTCTCTGTTCTAAGTGCCGTAGGATTGTTACCTCTAGCAATTTTAGGCTACGATATTAAAAAGATTTTGCAAGGCGCAAAGCAAATTAATGATGATTTTTTTATAAATCGTAAAGATAATATTCTAAAAAAAGCACTTTTTCTTGCAAAAAATGAAACAACATATCCTATCAATGTACTGTTTTCTTATAGTAGCGTTTTTCGGCATTTTAATGCCTGGTATGTGCAACTTTGGGGAGAATCATTGGGAAAATTAGATACCCATCAACAAAAACGTGGATTAACGCCTATTGCATTAATAGGAAGCATTGACCAGCATTCTTTCTTACAACTTATTATGCAAGGACCAGCAAATAAAACCATAACTTTTTTAAGCGTAGAGAATCTCTCTCAAAAGCCCTTATATATTCCAGATATTAGCCTTGAAGGCTTAGAAGAAACAGATTTTGTCAATCAAACTTCTTTTAATCAACTCTTAAAACTACAATGTATCTCTACAAAAGAAAGTGTTATCTCCCAAAATGTTCCTGTAGATTCCATTGTTTTAGACTCCTTAAATGAACAAAGCGTTGGTGCGCTTGTGTTTTATTATGAATTACTCACTTCTTGCGTAGGAATTTTGTTACAAATTGATACATATAATCAACCCGGTGTTGAGTTTGGGAAAAAGATATTAAGAGAAAAATTTACACACTCTTAA
- the pta gene encoding phosphate acetyltransferase — protein MGFIQSIKDKAKANPKTIVLPETGDLRTLEAAHTALKEGIAKIILIGDEKEIKARGNGLDLNKATFIDPRSCDSLDSYVELFVKLRGHKGLSESSARALLLENPLYFGVALVKTGVANGMVAGAVNSTADVLRASLQILGTKKDSKLVSAFFLMVVPNCNYGENGIFIFADSGLVQNPNPQELASIAIDSAKSFESLVGKEAVVAMLSHSTKGNAKHPDVDKVIEATQIAKAQAPNIAIDGEFQLDAAIVPSVGKSKAPDSTIAGRANVLVFPDLDAGNIGYKLVQRLANAEAYGPITQGIAGAVNDLSRGCSSEDIVGVIAITALQAHQN, from the coding sequence ATGGGATTTATTCAAAGCATTAAAGATAAAGCAAAAGCCAATCCAAAAACCATCGTTCTCCCAGAAACAGGAGATTTACGCACGCTAGAAGCCGCACACACCGCGCTAAAGGAAGGAATCGCAAAGATTATTTTAATCGGTGATGAAAAAGAAATTAAAGCGCGCGGAAATGGGCTTGATTTAAACAAGGCAACTTTTATTGATCCTAGAAGTTGTGATTCACTAGATTCTTATGTAGAATTGTTTGTAAAACTTCGCGGACATAAGGGTTTAAGTGAGTCTTCTGCACGCGCATTGTTACTAGAAAACCCCTTGTATTTTGGCGTAGCACTTGTAAAAACAGGCGTTGCTAATGGAATGGTGGCAGGTGCTGTTAATTCCACTGCTGATGTCTTACGCGCTTCTTTACAAATTCTAGGAACAAAAAAGGATTCCAAACTTGTTTCAGCTTTTTTCTTAATGGTTGTTCCAAATTGTAACTATGGAGAAAATGGAATCTTTATTTTTGCCGATAGTGGTTTGGTGCAAAACCCAAATCCCCAAGAGCTAGCTTCTATTGCGATTGACTCAGCAAAAAGCTTTGAATCTCTCGTGGGTAAAGAAGCAGTTGTTGCAATGCTCTCACACTCTACAAAAGGAAATGCGAAGCACCCTGATGTGGATAAGGTAATTGAAGCCACACAAATTGCAAAAGCACAAGCCCCAAATATCGCTATTGATGGAGAGTTTCAACTAGATGCGGCGATTGTTCCTAGTGTTGGTAAGTCTAAAGCCCCAGATAGCACGATTGCAGGAAGAGCGAATGTTCTTGTATTCCCAGATTTAGATGCAGGAAATATCGGCTACAAACTTGTTCAAAGGCTTGCAAATGCAGAAGCCTATGGACCAATTACCCAAGGAATTGCAGGAGCGGTTAATGACTTATCGCGCGGTTGCAGCAGTGAAGATATTGTAGGCGTGATTGCTATCACAGCCTTACAAGCACACCAAAACTAA
- a CDS encoding acetate/propionate family kinase, whose product MDVLVINCGSSSLKYQLINTQTEEVLASGICDRIGIKGGQFSYKPKDGSKTTQNVEMPDHEVAIKLVLNALVDPKDGILKSLDEIKATGHRIVHGGEHFTESALVNDEVIRHIEECADLAPLHNPAHLLGIRACQHLMPNKPMVAVFDTAFHQTMPPRAYIYGLPYEYYEKYKIRRYGFHGTSHSYVSKRTAEFLGIPLENSKIITCHLGNGSSICAIENGKSIDTSMGLTPLEGLVMGTRSGDLDPAIIDYIAQKENLNTKEVINILNKKSGVLGISGISSDFRDLLAADEEGNLKARFAREVFAYHVAKYIGSYTAALTGVDAITFCAGVGENAKFIRGKIVSHLQFLGITLDEKANLETIGKEGIISTKDSKVKVCVIPTNEELMIARDTRALVAGKHL is encoded by the coding sequence ATGGATGTTTTAGTAATTAATTGTGGGAGTTCATCTCTTAAATATCAACTTATCAATACACAAACAGAAGAAGTGCTAGCTTCTGGGATTTGCGATAGAATTGGAATTAAAGGTGGACAGTTTAGTTACAAACCAAAAGATGGCAGTAAAACAACGCAAAATGTGGAGATGCCAGATCATGAAGTTGCAATAAAGCTTGTGCTAAATGCTCTTGTTGATCCAAAAGATGGAATCCTAAAATCTCTTGATGAAATCAAAGCAACAGGGCACAGAATTGTGCACGGCGGAGAGCATTTTACAGAATCTGCACTTGTTAATGATGAAGTTATCCGTCACATTGAAGAGTGTGCTGACTTAGCCCCACTTCACAATCCAGCACATTTACTTGGAATTCGTGCTTGCCAGCATTTAATGCCAAATAAACCTATGGTTGCAGTCTTTGATACAGCCTTTCACCAAACGATGCCACCTCGTGCATATATTTATGGTTTGCCTTATGAATATTATGAAAAATACAAAATCCGCCGCTATGGATTCCACGGCACAAGCCATAGCTATGTTTCTAAAAGAACAGCAGAATTTTTAGGGATTCCTTTAGAAAATTCCAAAATCATCACTTGCCATTTAGGTAATGGCTCAAGCATTTGCGCAATTGAAAATGGAAAAAGCATTGATACAAGTATGGGTTTGACTCCACTTGAAGGGCTTGTGATGGGAACAAGAAGTGGAGATTTAGATCCAGCAATCATTGATTATATCGCACAAAAAGAAAATCTAAACACAAAAGAAGTCATCAATATCCTAAACAAAAAATCAGGTGTGCTCGGAATCTCAGGGATTTCTAGCGATTTTAGAGATTTACTAGCCGCTGATGAAGAAGGGAATTTAAAAGCCCGCTTTGCAAGAGAAGTTTTTGCCTACCACGTGGCAAAATACATAGGCTCTTACACAGCAGCATTGACAGGTGTTGATGCTATTACATTTTGCGCAGGCGTAGGTGAAAATGCAAAGTTTATTCGCGGAAAGATTGTTTCACATCTACAATTCTTAGGAATTACACTTGATGAGAAAGCAAACCTTGAGACAATTGGCAAAGAGGGAATTATCTCTACAAAAGATTCCAAGGTTAAAGTTTGCGTTATTCCTACTAATGAAGAACTTATGATTGCACGCGACACGCGTGCCTTAGTTGCAGGAAAACATTTATAA
- a CDS encoding J domain-containing protein produces MKVELLEPYIQISIERESQFLRRAVDFAYKHFSKAYRLSNSVLILDDGERYKKDYFLNWAYHVAMQDDAKKGNPNFQSIIDSSYLPIRIKMIENRAVLEHVIVSLQIIHSSFNNAQVCLRLNRPNRLARRYLSSIFKEFLLSYTKQEVFLESSSPYFWEKLISMLSQKVIHNIVLDFDYETFKARNTFECFEEYLTKEEKLLKKSYKILGCGYNDDFECVKNRYIELVKTYHPDNVYGQDKKIIEGYAEKFRLINEAYENIKSNFKRVA; encoded by the coding sequence ATGAAGGTAGAGCTCTTAGAGCCATACATTCAAATTAGCATTGAAAGAGAATCGCAGTTTTTAAGGCGTGCTGTGGATTTTGCCTACAAACATTTTTCCAAAGCGTATCGTCTTTCAAACTCTGTGCTTATCTTAGATGATGGAGAGCGCTATAAGAAGGACTATTTTCTAAATTGGGCATACCATGTAGCAATGCAAGATGATGCCAAAAAAGGAAATCCGAATTTTCAGAGCATTATTGATAGCAGTTATCTTCCTATCCGTATAAAAATGATAGAAAATCGTGCGGTGTTAGAACATGTTATTGTTTCTTTGCAGATTATTCACAGCTCTTTTAATAATGCACAGGTTTGCTTAAGGTTAAATCGCCCAAATCGTCTCGCTAGACGCTATTTAAGTTCAATTTTTAAGGAGTTTTTGTTAAGTTATACTAAACAGGAAGTATTTTTGGAATCTTCTAGTCCTTATTTTTGGGAAAAATTAATTAGTATGCTTTCTCAAAAAGTTATCCATAATATTGTTTTGGATTTTGATTATGAAACCTTTAAAGCACGCAATACATTTGAATGTTTTGAAGAATATTTAACAAAAGAAGAAAAACTTCTTAAAAAAAGCTATAAAATCTTAGGTTGTGGCTATAATGATGATTTTGAATGCGTGAAAAATCGCTATATTGAACTTGTAAAAACCTATCATCCCGATAATGTTTATGGGCAAGATAAAAAAATCATTGAAGGTTATGCGGAAAAATTTCGTTTAATCAATGAAGCATATGAAAATATAAAATCTAATTTTAAACGCGTTGCATAA
- a CDS encoding dynamin family protein: MLKSYIKDCIALQEKFAQKTSTQKLIVNCQNTLNPNDYTLGFFEQLEQKITEPMQIAIIGQFSSGKSTFLNALLGQDILPTGITPITSKVCKICYGEDYILEILYKDGSKVLQNVEFLHKLTRENSKNIDYFCLYAPILLLKEINFLDTPGFNSQNSDDTHITLKMLDQVDGIIWLTLIDNAGKNSEKILLKEFSSHFSQKSLCVLNQKDRLKNEKEIQTSVEYAKAAFEGIFANVIPISARLALKARSNTAEKFLETTLLSLAHSIQDIALKRNDSNLNSKESLQKLKELYIDTSEKINSKTLLQNNFEVLMRESNMPLVFEFFNQTIKPKASIAKSHSALKRLKEMHIRLHLQYHKINQSYKNIQNILQKSRTEFFQKCFVSKEKEQKIFNALYLSLDVLLDNLAQKIFNSLEKQSITFHTNAKTFLGTKPKIQEKEVTFLPLEKIKIALQNQDTQFVKDYKAMSVKIKNFLDLFVESIFQNINALSQKVFFWQDSTPRLLEFYLVAPQSQALQDLHYFTQHCYENVLADFNKNALITTSFLQSELNVLSNFLSLNYDNAIDLTLARLDLKIKNAITKHQENQEEFSLFVPTLENVREILNDAFCFEQFQARLFGPMNSLNKAYSQFLEHTEQTIDSKTQLIAKTSFALKKEIDKITQNLKEIRLQILAL, from the coding sequence ATGCTTAAATCCTATATCAAAGATTGTATTGCATTGCAAGAAAAATTTGCCCAAAAAACATCTACGCAAAAACTTATTGTAAATTGTCAAAATACGCTCAATCCAAACGATTATACTCTAGGCTTTTTTGAACAGCTTGAACAAAAGATCACTGAACCTATGCAAATTGCCATTATTGGACAATTTTCAAGCGGGAAAAGCACTTTTTTAAATGCGCTTTTAGGACAGGATATTTTACCAACAGGCATTACGCCTATTACTTCAAAAGTATGTAAAATTTGCTATGGAGAGGATTATATTTTAGAAATTCTTTACAAAGATGGTAGCAAAGTATTGCAAAATGTGGAATTTCTCCATAAACTTACGCGTGAAAATTCTAAAAATATTGACTATTTTTGTCTTTATGCTCCCATTTTACTTTTAAAGGAAATTAACTTTCTAGATACACCAGGATTTAACTCTCAAAATTCAGATGATACACACATTACACTAAAAATGTTAGATCAAGTCGATGGAATTATTTGGTTAACACTTATTGATAATGCAGGAAAAAATAGCGAAAAAATACTCTTGAAAGAATTTAGTAGCCATTTTTCCCAAAAGAGCCTATGTGTTCTTAATCAAAAAGATCGTCTAAAAAATGAAAAAGAAATCCAAACTAGTGTAGAATACGCAAAAGCAGCATTTGAAGGGATTTTTGCCAATGTGATTCCAATCTCTGCAAGGCTTGCCCTAAAGGCAAGATCAAATACCGCAGAAAAATTCTTAGAAACAACGCTTTTAAGCTTGGCGCATAGTATTCAAGATATTGCCTTAAAGCGTAATGATTCTAATCTAAACTCCAAAGAATCTTTGCAGAAACTTAAAGAACTTTACATAGATACCAGTGAGAAAATTAATTCTAAAACTCTACTTCAAAATAATTTTGAAGTTTTAATGCGAGAGTCTAATATGCCTTTAGTTTTTGAGTTTTTCAATCAAACTATTAAACCAAAGGCTAGTATTGCAAAATCACATAGCGCATTAAAGCGTTTAAAGGAAATGCATATTCGCTTGCATTTGCAATATCATAAAATCAACCAAAGCTACAAAAATATTCAAAACATTCTACAAAAAAGCCGCACAGAGTTTTTTCAAAAATGCTTTGTTTCTAAAGAAAAAGAGCAAAAAATTTTTAATGCACTCTATTTAAGCCTAGATGTTTTGCTTGACAATCTTGCTCAAAAAATTTTTAATTCCCTAGAAAAGCAGAGTATTACTTTTCATACAAACGCAAAAACTTTTTTGGGGACAAAACCCAAAATACAAGAAAAAGAAGTTACATTTTTACCTTTAGAAAAAATTAAAATTGCTCTACAGAATCAAGATACTCAATTTGTAAAAGATTATAAAGCAATGAGTGTAAAAATTAAAAATTTTTTAGATTTATTTGTGGAATCCATTTTTCAAAATATCAATGCACTTTCACAAAAAGTCTTTTTTTGGCAGGATTCTACACCAAGATTGCTAGAGTTCTATCTTGTAGCTCCTCAAAGTCAAGCTTTGCAAGATTTGCATTATTTTACTCAGCATTGTTATGAAAATGTTTTGGCAGATTTTAATAAAAATGCCCTTATTACCACTTCTTTCTTGCAAAGCGAACTTAATGTGCTTAGTAATTTTTTATCCCTAAATTATGATAACGCTATTGATTTAACGCTTGCACGCCTTGATTTAAAAATTAAAAATGCCATTACCAAACATCAAGAAAATCAAGAGGAATTTTCTCTGTTTGTTCCAACACTTGAAAATGTGCGCGAAATACTCAACGATGCCTTTTGTTTTGAACAATTTCAAGCACGACTTTTTGGTCCAATGAATTCTTTAAATAAAGCATATTCACAATTTTTAGAGCACACAGAACAAACTATAGATTCCAAAACTCAATTGATTGCAAAAACTTCTTTTGCTCTTAAGAAAGAAATAGATAAAATTACACAAAATTTAAAGGAGATCCGCTTGCAAATTCTTGCGCTTTAA
- a CDS encoding dynamin family protein, whose protein sequence is MEQNLLQNQLQESFQKNFQEYFKEIMPLGNLHILEQGKADEILAIFFSLDAQGFNTFWQSEILQQLCEKYCKTLSFKGIMQVQYTLLLNLQNAFFKDPKTTQELLKKTLSNLEILKHKNLTKSILLDPIYSHFNALINTEIIQNPKQAKKDSIFKAPKALLEDFLGESFKLLTAQQIVIKKCITQNFAHLLPNLTQLEALLQKVQNQHFSLGITGVLSSGKSTLLNALLGKEILGTSTIPETASLTLLKYAKTTSVSVSFWNTQEWQDLKSTMDETTLNTLLSDAEFHKCLETFVQNSTQRLEISIDELPKYTSANYPSKLCSLIKETTLYTPLEFLKNNVEIVDTPGLDDPIIQREEITRKYLAKCDLLIHAMNASQSATQIDRDFIVETLQNANLSRILIVLTHADLLKKNELEAVLAYTKESLKKSIKASLKETKDAQDEEIEILFDRLDFITLASYPALVCQSDPSKARELGYTLKDSNFQALIDYLNQTLLGKNSTKAKDIIYLCAQGFKRIYQNISNSIALEQSLLFAKEDEVKGQIAKAKQEKEKSQNALNSAKNALDSATIQLKDFSITLQNQLHQKLQKAQEVLGERVFSDIIYEYEKGKIPSKQRLEYLLDFGLKDTLSEILRFSAQSLIKKISQLFLQIQTYLENITLDNESITSQNKNFNLYLNPTLLQKTKLKILTRVLKSAETFNKNKQDALRLALQEDFQEGFLDFIESLMAESNEIKNKYITYFANLLDSSKEQLELDLQSKENILQSALSNLDLNTNQKKQREKILLEISEFLKAQIKECEMLQYYATRKKNA, encoded by the coding sequence ATGGAGCAAAATCTTTTGCAAAATCAATTACAAGAGTCTTTTCAAAAAAATTTCCAAGAATATTTTAAGGAAATAATGCCACTGGGAAATTTACACATTTTAGAGCAGGGTAAAGCAGATGAAATCTTAGCGATTTTTTTTAGTCTTGATGCACAAGGTTTTAATACATTTTGGCAGAGTGAAATACTTCAACAGCTCTGTGAAAAATATTGCAAAACTTTAAGCTTTAAAGGTATTATGCAGGTGCAATACACACTTCTTTTAAATTTGCAAAACGCTTTTTTTAAAGATCCAAAAACTACGCAAGAACTTTTAAAAAAAACACTCTCAAACCTTGAAATTTTAAAGCATAAAAATTTAACTAAAAGTATCCTTCTGGATCCTATTTACTCCCATTTTAATGCACTAATTAATACTGAAATTATACAAAACCCAAAACAAGCAAAAAAAGATTCCATCTTTAAAGCTCCAAAAGCACTATTAGAGGACTTTTTAGGTGAAAGTTTTAAATTACTAACAGCTCAACAAATAGTCATAAAAAAATGTATTACGCAAAACTTTGCACATTTACTTCCAAATCTCACTCAATTAGAAGCTCTTTTGCAAAAAGTGCAAAATCAACATTTTTCGCTTGGAATTACAGGTGTTTTAAGCTCTGGGAAAAGCACGCTTTTAAATGCACTCTTGGGCAAGGAAATTCTAGGAACTTCCACGATTCCAGAAACAGCAAGCCTAACGCTTCTTAAATACGCCAAAACTACAAGTGTGAGTGTAAGCTTTTGGAATACGCAAGAATGGCAGGATTTAAAATCTACAATGGATGAAACTACACTTAATACGCTCCTTAGTGATGCTGAATTTCATAAGTGTTTAGAGACTTTTGTGCAGAATTCTACGCAAAGACTTGAAATTAGTATTGATGAGCTTCCTAAATATACCTCCGCAAATTATCCAAGTAAACTTTGCAGTCTCATCAAAGAAACTACACTTTATACTCCACTAGAATTTTTAAAAAATAATGTAGAAATTGTGGATACTCCAGGACTTGATGATCCCATAATCCAACGCGAAGAAATTACTAGAAAATACTTAGCAAAATGCGACTTGCTAATTCACGCAATGAATGCTTCACAAAGTGCTACGCAAATTGATAGGGATTTTATTGTAGAAACTTTACAAAATGCCAATTTATCAAGAATCTTGATTGTGCTAACACACGCAGATTTACTGAAAAAAAATGAATTAGAAGCTGTATTGGCTTATACAAAAGAGAGTTTAAAAAAGAGTATTAAAGCTTCTTTGAAAGAGACCAAAGATGCACAAGATGAAGAGATAGAAATTCTTTTTGATCGCCTTGATTTTATCACATTAGCTAGTTATCCAGCACTTGTTTGCCAAAGCGATCCTAGTAAAGCCAGAGAGTTAGGCTATACCTTAAAAGATTCCAACTTTCAAGCCCTAATAGATTATCTCAATCAAACATTACTTGGTAAAAATAGCACAAAAGCAAAAGATATTATCTATCTATGCGCGCAAGGCTTTAAACGCATATATCAAAATATTTCAAATTCTATCGCCTTAGAGCAAAGTTTGTTGTTTGCTAAAGAAGATGAGGTTAAAGGACAAATTGCAAAGGCTAAGCAAGAAAAAGAAAAGAGTCAAAATGCTCTAAATTCTGCTAAAAATGCTTTAGATTCTGCGACGATACAGCTTAAAGATTTTTCTATCACACTGCAAAACCAGCTCCATCAAAAACTTCAAAAAGCACAAGAAGTTTTAGGAGAACGCGTATTTTCTGATATTATTTATGAATATGAAAAAGGTAAAATCCCAAGCAAGCAACGCCTAGAATACTTGTTGGATTTTGGATTAAAGGACACATTGAGTGAGATTTTACGCTTTAGCGCGCAAAGTTTAATAAAAAAAATCTCTCAACTTTTCTTGCAAATCCAAACATATTTGGAGAATATTACATTAGATAATGAAAGTATAACTTCACAAAATAAAAACTTTAATCTCTATTTAAATCCAACACTTTTGCAAAAAACTAAACTTAAGATTCTAACTAGAGTATTAAAGAGTGCTGAAACATTCAATAAAAACAAGCAAGATGCTTTAAGGCTTGCACTCCAAGAAGATTTTCAAGAAGGATTTTTAGATTTCATTGAATCATTGATGGCTGAAAGTAATGAAATTAAAAATAAATACATCACATATTTTGCAAATCTTTTAGATTCTTCAAAAGAACAATTAGAGTTGGATTTGCAATCTAAAGAAAATATTTTGCAAAGTGCCTTAAGCAATCTTGATTTAAATACAAATCAAAAAAAACAAAGAGAGAAAATCCTTCTAGAGATTTCTGAGTTTTTAAAAGCACAAATTAAAGAATGTGAAATGCTACAATACTATGCCACAAGGAAAAAAAATGCTTAA
- a CDS encoding MFS transporter, with translation MKNYTLLVVMLSAIVTISSIYITQPIHPLFVEIFEISISQVTLFTTVTLLALAFSPIAYGYLLEKFDTRFILTFALTCIGIFQCLLCLSQSYSTFLLLRILESLMIPAALTAALTILTRLDSKNIQKYVSIYVASTVFGGAISRIGSGVTTSLFSWQVTFLLLGVTTLSVALMSSRIPQSDKINSSKITPKIFLDFLMDKRYALLYMGAFLVLFCFQGALNLMPFEIKAVYPNISSAEIGFLYTGYVIGIITALLASFIVKISKGALNAIIFGFVIFGIAPLLMLIPGFWWMFFSVFVICIGMFIVHSVLSGFVNSLQKDKKGITNGLYLTFYYTGGTCGTTLPSYFYNAFGWEVLCFVLSGVLFGSAWLFYMCRKIF, from the coding sequence TTGAAAAACTACACTCTGCTTGTTGTTATGTTAAGCGCAATTGTTACAATTTCTAGTATTTATATTACTCAACCTATTCATCCACTTTTTGTAGAGATTTTTGAAATCTCAATTTCTCAAGTGACACTTTTTACTACTGTTACGCTTTTGGCGCTTGCTTTTTCACCAATTGCATATGGATATTTGCTAGAAAAGTTTGATACGCGCTTTATTTTGACATTTGCACTAACTTGCATTGGAATCTTTCAATGCCTACTTTGCTTAAGTCAAAGTTATAGCACTTTTTTGTTATTGCGTATTTTAGAATCCTTAATGATTCCAGCGGCTTTAACGGCAGCTCTTACAATACTTACACGCTTAGACTCTAAAAATATTCAAAAATATGTTAGCATTTATGTCGCATCTACTGTTTTTGGTGGAGCTATTTCGCGCATTGGAAGTGGAGTAACCACTTCTTTATTTTCTTGGCAGGTTACTTTTCTGCTTTTGGGAGTTACAACTTTAAGTGTCGCATTAATGTCTTCTCGTATTCCCCAAAGCGATAAGATTAATAGCTCAAAAATTACACCAAAAATATTTTTAGATTTTCTGATGGATAAACGCTATGCTCTTTTATATATGGGTGCATTTTTGGTATTATTTTGCTTTCAGGGTGCACTAAATTTAATGCCTTTTGAAATCAAAGCTGTTTATCCAAATATTTCTAGTGCTGAAATTGGATTTTTATATACAGGTTATGTTATTGGAATTATTACTGCACTTCTTGCAAGCTTTATTGTAAAAATCTCTAAGGGTGCATTAAATGCAATTATTTTTGGTTTTGTAATTTTTGGAATAGCACCGCTTTTAATGCTGATTCCAGGTTTTTGGTGGATGTTTTTTTCTGTATTTGTTATTTGTATTGGTATGTTTATTGTGCATTCCGTTCTTTCGGGCTTTGTGAATAGCTTGCAAAAGGATAAAAAAGGTATTACAAATGGGCTGTATTTGACATTTTATTACACAGGGGGGACTTGTGGAACGACTTTGCCTAGTTATTTTTATAATGCTTTTGGGTGGGAAGTTTTATGTTTTGTATTAAGCGGAGTTTTATTTGGTAGTGCGTGGTTATTTTATATGTGCCGTAAAATTTTTTAA
- a CDS encoding RICIN domain-containing protein: MCRIFIFLIPFLFIMGCASKSDELGIGKSPIPPADSRKQVTLVQGPNLSKKLMRPNTDKNDNHTPTEHTELLLLAGNGGGFRENVSDLLSIMSPEGGVLTLWALNVGNWVWGYSLIDSQDFGGARIWRIFTKADGSAAIQNAKEGTCLSAYRNGVIHNYCNMEDPAQLWKFNLFDNQAVQIQNVATKQCLQTPSNQATRFFSIFLTDCVQGGRLNSDQQWFITAPPLQAGVVFSTDGR; this comes from the coding sequence ATGTGTAGAATTTTTATTTTCTTAATACCATTTTTATTTATTATGGGTTGTGCTTCTAAGAGTGATGAATTGGGGATTGGAAAATCTCCAATTCCTCCTGCTGATTCTAGAAAACAAGTTACATTGGTTCAAGGACCTAACTTATCAAAAAAACTGATGCGCCCAAATACAGATAAAAATGACAACCACACTCCTACAGAACATACAGAGCTACTTTTGTTAGCTGGAAATGGAGGAGGCTTTAGAGAGAATGTTTCGGATTTATTATCTATTATGAGTCCTGAGGGTGGTGTTTTGACTCTTTGGGCATTAAATGTTGGAAACTGGGTATGGGGGTATTCGCTTATTGATAGCCAAGATTTTGGTGGGGCTAGGATTTGGCGGATTTTTACTAAAGCTGATGGCAGCGCAGCGATACAAAATGCCAAAGAAGGCACTTGCTTAAGTGCATACAGGAATGGTGTAATTCATAATTATTGCAATATGGAAGATCCTGCTCAGTTATGGAAATTTAATCTTTTTGATAATCAAGCTGTGCAAATCCAAAATGTAGCAACCAAACAATGTTTGCAAACGCCAAGCAATCAAGCTACAAGATTTTTTAGCATTTTTCTAACAGATTGTGTGCAAGGAGGCAGACTAAATAGTGATCAACAATGGTTTATTACTGCGCCCCCTCTTCAAGCTGGCGTTGTTTTTAGCACAGATGGAAGATAA